In Lactuca sativa cultivar Salinas chromosome 5, Lsat_Salinas_v11, whole genome shotgun sequence, the DNA window ACTAATTTTTTACTGGAGGGAAGGCTGGGGAAAAGCATAGAGCGTGCGGGCTCAGCTCTCGCACTCCTCCCATCCGCGAAGCTGAGGCGGGAGAAAAAGCATAACCCCCCGGTCTCATAGGTTACCTTTCGATCTTCCTCCCCCGTGACGCTCCCAAATCGATCGCTATCCTTTTCTTGCTTTCTTGTTGTCTTGAATTGTTATAGAGCGGCTTTATATCAGGTATAGTTGGTAGGATGAAGTGGGATGAAGCCTTAGTGGGTATAGCAAGTGTGACGGGGAGGCGGCTCGGGCGTAGTGGGTCTGGACGCCTAGCACGAAAGAGCCTTCTCTGGTAGCGGCACTATACCTTAGTCTCTCTCTAGCTTCCAGTCTATATAAAACGTAGTTAGCAGAGGTCAGTCTGTCTGGCGTTCCCTCGCGTCAAGGGCTACTTTTGCATCGGCTCTCTCTCGTTCTCGTTAGGGAATTCCCGAGGTGAAAGCAGCTCTCTCGGAAGTAAGTTTCCCCGCTGGGACTAGTCTAAGAAACTTTCACTTGAATTGCCAAGCCTCTTGTGGTAACGCCCTTGACGAATTGCGTTCAACGTCCCTTTATGACTTTCCCGATCGGCGCCCCGGGTCGGTAGCCGGGCTCCGGGACATTACTACCACGGCGACTATCGCCCCGAGCCCAAAGAAGGAAAAAAACGAACGGACTAAAGCGAGGAGTTCATTGGCCATACATAGTTAAGGAGGATGGGGGCCAACCTCTTTCATGACCCATGGCCCCAGTGTGTCACTTGGTTAGCATTTCTAGAAAAAATGGAGACGGAGAGTCAGGCTAGTTTTTCGATAGGGAAAGAGACAGGGGAGTTGGCTGTAATGGAGACAATTCGGATGGACGATATGGATTTATTCGAGATGGTTAACCACTTTTTTAACCGTGAGAGGGAGGTCATTCAGAACCCGCTGGCTCCAGAACGGGGGGCGGCTCCAGAGGCGCTGCCGCAGGCGCCAACACCGACTGAAGTTGCCCACCCCGCTCCCGATCAAAAAGAGCGTGCGGGACTTCGAAGGGACATTCAAACTTGAATTCGTGAGCAACTGCACGAACATTGTGAAAAGGGGGAAGGGCGGCTGTCCGTGCACTTTCCGGAAATGACGGAAATCTAGTCCAGTGCCGCGAAGGCGATAATGTCTTACGATCTGGAGATCTCCGCGGAGACGGATACGGAAACCCCCCGCAGATGGGTAGAGAATATAAGGGGGACCCTAATCTCCTAAAACCAGTTATTAGGGAATACCGACCAAATGAGTCTGTCTGCCGCTTGATTTCATAACAGAGCCGTTATTCCCGGCTGGCATAGAAGTCTCTCGTGCGGGCGAAGGAGATGCATTTCTGGTACTGGTGGTATTGGACAAGAAAAAAGGGAAtaatttctttcttctttctgccTTTCTTTCCCATGACGACTAGGAACGGGCAAATCAAAAATTTCACTTCGAATTTCGGACCTCAACATCCTGCTGCTCATGGTGTTTCACGATCAGTATTGGAAATGAACGGAGAAGTGGTGGAACGTGCGGAACCACATATTGGATCACTCCAGTGCGGCACGAAGCCGCTGATGCCGAGTCGGCTCCTATGCCGCTAGCTATGCCCTGCTTGGTCCCCCGGCACGGTGGAGGTTCCGTAGCGCGTCATGAGCACCGGGCTAAGGGGCGGTTGAGCAACTCAAGCGAACCGCCCTACCTTACTACAACATAAGGACAGAAGGGAGAAGGTTGTGAAGGTGGCCTCGTTATCCACACCTCCGGTCGGATGAATGGAGGACCGACCGACCCGGGTTTTCACGAGCGTTGGCGGGTTCTGGAGTGCCTGTCAAGGGCGCTAGCGCATACCCCGGGGTGATCATCACCACCTGCACCTCAAATCTCGGCACAGTGGAACGTGTAACCCGCCTGCTGTTCCATTCAACTACATTTGTTCCTGTAATCCATAGCCTAACAGAACGCAGCAGCGAGGGGCAACCCGCCCATACAGCCAGCGGGGAGGATGGCACTACTGGCAAAGACCGTCTGGCGAAAACGCCGCAGGCGCGAAGCGTGGTAGGCCTGCGCCGGGGGAGCATAGGGAGGAAAGGGAGCCCGGGCGGTGGAAGAGCCAGGGGAGGCCGGGTCATTTGACGGAAATGGAAGGCTTTGGACTATGAACCTCTTAAAGAAGGCCCTATGGAGTAAAGGGAAGTGCATGAATTCTTGGAAAAAGAGGGAGCGAGCCTATATAAAAAATGGAATCAAGCAAATTCAATGAATAGATAGAGTCAACGGTACGACAGACAGCGCTGCCTACACACGAATTTGCTTCCGAAGTCGAGCAGTCTCAATTTCACTACAGGATTTTAGAATGAATGCTGGGCTGGGCCACCTCGAATGGCGTGAGCCGCATGCGGGGAGACCCGCACGTACGGTTTTTAGGGGGATCTGGTCGAAAGACCGGCCGGCGCCCACCCGACTAGAGGGACTGAGAAATTAATAGAGTACAAAACTTATCTTCAAGCTTTACCTTATTCTGATCGTTCAGAGGGCGATCGCGGGGTCACTGAATGAAGTCCTCCGTTTCTTTCGGAGGTGCTGACCCGCAGCGAGGCAGAGATGACTAAGTGACATATGGAATATGGCGACGACAACAGCATGTCGTAGAAGGAGATAACAAGTGGAGCCAACGACCCACTAAGACTAACGTATCTACAACTACATCCCCGAGCGGCAGTCAAACGGGGGCGTGAATGCGAGATGCCAGCGGAATGATCGGTCGGACAGAGGCTAGGGCTCCTTCCTTCCCACCGCGTCCTTCCTTGTGTGTCGGAGATATAAAGCGAGTGCACCGGAAAAGAACGGGAACTGGGTCGATCTATTCTATGTCGAAGCATCCGAAGCATAACTGCACACTCACACGATCTTTGCCGACAGATAGGAGCATTCGGTGGAACCGGTGAACTACACTTGCTTCTGGATAGATGTGTGGGACAGAGGGCTCGTGGTACCTGCTGCCCACCCTTCCTCCTCTGCTTTGAGAACCGTGTGAACGGAGAGTGGGCAGAAGGGAAGGAGGTCCTCATACGGAGTCGCACACTTACTTGAGCAGTGCGGGAGACTGGGGAATGGGTCGAGTAAAGTCCCCTGGGGTCGGAAAAATCACAGAGACGTACTGATACGATAGGGCTTTGATTGGTATTTCTTTTTTCTTAGTGATTGTAAAGGAGGGCGCTTGGCTATGTTATAGAAAGGGAAGGCAGAGGCACCGAATGGCGAAGAGAGGCGGCTCGGCAGGGAAGGAATGGGAAATCGTCAAAGATGACTTCTTTGTTGTCGAAACGAAGGGCTAAATAGCACCAGTGATTCTCTGAGCCGGTCTGGATTTCCAACGCCTCGGGAAACTGGTCGAGATAGATGACAGCGCCTTTTTCCCCTCTTCCTTACCGGGAGGGCAATCTTCTCTTATGGCCTTCACCTCCCGCCCGGCCCGGAAATAGAGAATCCAGCCCCCTTCTGATCCATTCATTTCTGCAAGCAGGGAGGATCCAGAGCTAAGCCCCCTCCTATTCGAGGCCGGGTGGCCTTGCCCCACAAGCACCCAACCTTCTTTTTGCTCTTCCTTCGGGTTGCCTCCACGAACGCGCCACCTAGGAGCCCTACTCATATTCCAAAGGCGCTACTTCAATTCAAGCGCAAGCCCCCTTCTATTGCATAACCTAAAAAAGCTATAAACAAAGTACCAAAGTGGTTGCGGGAACGAGACGCTTTGGTTACCAGCGAACGCTTCCAAAGGCGACCAGCTTTCAATACTAGTTGTTACCTTACGCTGCCATTTTTCTAAGATTATTGAATAGCATGGCTGGGGGCTAAGATAACTCAAATGGGAGAGCCGTGTTATGGGTGACCTTATTGCACGGTTCAGAGAGCACTTGTGTATGTGATGCAAGTGAACGTGTACGAAAAAGCTGTCGTAAAGTTTCGTTCTTCGTTCCGTCGTCGACCCTATCTATGTTTCTACGATGGCCCAAGAACACGCTCATTCTTCAGCCGTAGAGAGACTTTTGAATTGCGAGGTACCATTACGAGCTCAATATATACGAGTGTTATTCCGTGAAATAACTCGAATTTCAAATCATTCACTTGCTTTAACTACTCATGCTATGGATGTGGGAGCATCAACTCCGTTCCTGTGGGCTTTTGAGGAGCGGGAAAAATTGTTGGAATTCTATGAAAGAGTCTCGGGAGCCAGGATGCATGCCAGTTTCATACGACCAGGTGGAGTGGCACAAGATCTGCCTCTTGGCTTATGTCGAGATATTGATTCCTCCACACAACAATTTGCTTCTCGTATCGACGAATTAGAAGAGATGTCAACCGGCAACCGTATCTGGAAACAACGATTAGTGGATATTGGTACTGTCACTGCACAGCAAGCAAAGGATTGGGGATTCAGTGGTGTAATGTTAAGAGGTCGTGCGACATGAAGACATTGATAGCAATATGGGGGAAGTTCCCATCAGGCAACAACGGTTCTGCCTGACCCTACTTAAGCATGCATATTATGTCAGTGAAGACTTGGTGTGAAGCCTTGGAGCTTACGTTAGAAGAGCAAAAGGCCGGGGGCTAGGGTGAGCTGAGGGGGGACAGCGTAAGTGAGCGAATGTGTGTAAGCCCAGTCAAACATAACTGTTCTAGGCGGGGTGGGCCGCCCACCTTCGAATGGTGTTGGTCCTACGGACTGTGAACGGATTCGCCT includes these proteins:
- the LOC128126063 gene encoding NADH dehydrogenase [ubiquinone] iron-sulfur protein 2 yields the protein MHFWYWWYWTRKKGIISFFFLPFFPMTTRNGQIKNFTSNFGPQHPAAHGVSRSVLEMNGEVVERAEPHIGSLHRGTEKLIEYKTYLQALPYSDRSDYVSTMAQEHAHSSAVERLLNCEVPLRAQYIRVLFREITRISNHSLALTTHAMDVGASTPFLWAFEEREKLLEFYERVSGARMHASFIRPGGVAQDLPLGLCRDIDSSTQQFASRIDELEEMSTGNRIWKQRLVDIGTVTAQQAKDWGFSGVMLRGRATVKVKWWAYPSQPGVCWDSRRAAPYDVHDQSDPDVPVGTRGDRYDCYCIRIEEMRQSVRIIVQCPNQMPSGMIKADDRKLCPPSRSRMKLSMESCIHHFEPYTEGFSVPAPSTYTAVEAPKGEFGVFLVSNGSNRPYRRKIRAPGSAHSQGLDSMSKHHMPADVVTIIGTQDIVSGEVDR